The following is a genomic window from Mus pahari chromosome 1, PAHARI_EIJ_v1.1, whole genome shotgun sequence.
CTACCTTTaatgttttaaactttattttcatgtatgtgtctctgtgtggggggAGATGAACAGCTGAAGGTAGTACCCATGGAGGTCCCATGGATCGTGAGTAACGGGCAGATGGAgatgcctggtgtgggtgctgaaaTTGAACCTAAGTCTCCTGCAGGAGCAGGGAGCACGTTTAGCCTCTGACCTACCTCTTCGGCTTTCTTGTCTGTCTTTAAATGCACCCAGGACACTAACAGTAGCCTACAATACGGCAAAATCGTTGCACACAATGTCCGTTTTATACTGAAGTATTGAATAGCAACATTaaaacaaaggaaggagaaaaagaaaagagaagaaaagaaaaaccgtGGGCCACACACCCCATGGCCTTGGGAGTCACAGAGTGGAGGCTGTGGCACGTGGCTGGTGCCCAGAATCACAGAGAGGATTGAATCACATGCTACTGGTTCCAGTAAATAATCAAAACTCAAACTTGGAACTATGATTTCCACAGAATGGGTATTCCTTTTGGGTGATGTCAAAGCTAAAAACTTATAAGctgggctgagaagatggctcaggggtaaagatgcttgctgccaagcctaatgatctgagttcaatccctgacacccacatggtggaagaagaaaaccaactcctgaatGTTGTCTTTTAGTTGCCACATGCACAccctggcatgcacacacacagacacagacacacacacacaccacaaaataagTGAATGTAAAAATGTAGTGAAACCTTACAAAGAAAACTCACAAATCTAAACATGTAGAACTGGAAACATTGTATACCTGGACTGTTTGTACCTGAACCCTGAACCCTTGCCAAACAATCATTCAAACAGTACCttgtgttggagagatggctccgaggttaaGACAACCTACTGTTCTGCCAGAGAaccaggattcagttcccagcactcacattacctatagctccaggggatccagctccCTCTTTTGTCCTCCGTGGGTACTGCacccaagtgtgtgtgttcagacaTACGATTAAACAATCTGTGCTCCCCCTTTTCTGCCGCAAACTATTTCCTGCAGTCTCTTCACCTCGGTGACCTGcacctctctcctcctgtctgcTTAAGGTAAACCTCCATGTCAGCTTCCAACCTCTTTCACTCATCATCCTTCATCCCCTGTCACTCAAACCCCACTCTCAGCCCGTGTGTCTCCCTTTCATGAGTGATCCATCAGCCAGTCCAGATTTCCTCCACATCATCTCTAGAATCCTTCCtaatgcctctgcctctgtcctccccTTGCCAAGCTGTTTGCTGCCTGTTGCATCCAGAGGCATCCACAGATGTAACGATTGTTCCTTTCCCGTGGACGTTACAGCTAGCTTGTTCCTCATAGTGGTCTGTCTGCTCAGAAATGATTTACACACTCGACTTCTTCAAAATCGCTTCCCGTGGTGGCCCATCCTTCCCCTGTCTCTTCACAGAGCCCTCATGGCTGCTCTTCTactccctgcctgctgcctcctctTTCTGAGAGGACTACTAAATCTAGAGTAGATGGGTCCCTGGCGCCTGATCTTTGTTAGTACTTAATATTTCACAAATGGATGAAAGGAAGGGACTTGGGGTGATGGCCCagtggtaaagagcttgctgtggAAGCATGAGGGCCAgtgtttggatccccagaaatGATGTACATgccagctggatgtggtggcccaCCCATGACTCTAGCtttagaaggtagaggcaggggatCCCTGGCTAGTGAAAATAACCATATCAGTGATCTCTGGGGTTGGTTAAGTGGCCTTGCCTAAGTGACAAGGTGGAAGAGCCACCGAGGACGTTCCTAATCATGAATCTCAAGCCCCCTCTTACATGTGCAtctacatgcacgcacatgcgtacacacacacacacacacacacacacacacacacacacacacacactgccatggcAGGAgctaaaaggcagagaggggcCTGCAGCTTTGTGTCCTTAAGAGGGAGGTGGGACGAGAACCTGTGAACTTgaggtagaaaagaagaaaaggagaaagacaatcTGAGTCTTCCCTGCTCAGCCAAAGAGTAAGCAGTGTGGACAGAAACTATCTACTATCATCGAGTTGGGAAATGGGCTAGAGAGGTCCACTTGTAGGACACCCAGCTGGGACCACACTCAGCGGAACAACCCGGGATCCATCTCAGGGGAGGAGTCCAGGCAGGAGGACCCTGGGCTTGAACACAGGCACACTGGTCACTCACCTGAGAAACTGAGATCTTGAGGGCATTTGGGTGCGGAGCTACCACAGTTGGCCTGGCTGGTTTCCTTATGTAGGATCTCACTCTGGGTGTAAGGACACCAAGGACCCTCTCAGTATGGGCAGGAAGGAGTGTGGCTGGCAGACTCCCCCACCCTCTGCTTGCAGTTAAGTCTGTGACGGGTGGTCAAGGTGGCCAGTCCTCCTGTCACAGAAGCTCCTGTGTTGGAAAGCAGCTCCCACCATCTGGGATGGTGGAGCCTGAGGGTTGCAACACTCCAAAATTCTACACACTCACCATATGCCTAGACCACAGCTTCCCCTGACTTCAGGctccccacctgcctctgtccctcaggCCTGGACTCAGGGTCAGGTACCAGGCTTGTCCCTCACCAAGGGTGACTGATACTCACGCCAGGAGGAGgatgcagacagacaggaaaaggaGGGCTGTGATCCCTGAACCCACAAAGGTCCCCATCATCATTTCGGATAAAGTTGCACTGCCTGCAGACAGAGAATGCTAAAaaacctctcctctcctcctgcacTAGCCCCACGCAGGAAGCTGAACTTTCTTCCCACCTTTCTCAACCCTAGCTCAGATATCAGAACAGGGACCTGGGTGGAAGGgacaagagaaggcagaggggacCTAAAAAGCTGGGCAGCAGTTGGTCTTGATTTAGTTTGGTATCCTTTTCAGCAGagaattattttgcattttaaaattggatCATTAAGTGTATGTCAGCATGTGTTAGGGCCTGGGTTCCAACCCCAGATTCACAACAGGCAAAGGAATACTTCACCCCAGCCAGATGTAATAAAGAGTGCCTGTCATTCCAGCTACCTctgaagcaaaggcaggaggctCTCAAATGCAAGGGATTTCTGGGCTATACACTGAGTTCAATGTCTGCCTGGGAAACTTGGTGAGTCTatctcacaataaaaataaaaacgagggctggggatataggtCAACTGTTAAGTGCCTGCCTAGAATCCACAAGTGACGGAATGGGACCCAGGGCCACCACACAGGGTTGACCACTGAGTTGTTTCACCTTTGTTTTTACACtgttttgctttggttcagtTTTCCCTTGAATTTTATGTCCTTTCTTCCTGGCCTGCAGAAGCAAGGATCTTGTACCCAAAGCTCAACCATCTaagccccagcccctcccctcagtTCAGGATTTGCTGTTTCTTGAAGTAACTCCCCTCCCTGGCCCACACCCTCCTCACAGCAGGAGTAAGACAGCGAGGCTCTGGATAGCTGGAACATTATAGGCCTCCCAGCTCAGCAAGACTTGAGctaagttcccccccccccgcccctcatGAAGCTAAGAAGGCTAATGGGGACACTGCCAGGATGAGACGGGTGTTGacctcctcctgcctgcctgcctctggcccACAAACCACTCACTCTGTGGAGACAGGCTCAGGGAAATGTGTTGGGAGCCCAGGGCATGCTGAGCTTGGCAGGTATACACTCCTCCGTGCTTAAGATGCTCTGGAAACAGCTCCAGGAGCCCGGGCTTGGACAACTTTGATGGGCACAGGGTCAGGTTATTCCAGGACCAGCTTAGGTCTGCAGGGGGATAGCTGTCAGTGCTGCAGATGAGACGCAACGACCGGCCCTCAGAGATAGGAAGGGATGAGCCGTTCTTCAGGATTGTGGAGACTgtagagaaggagacagagtcagTGTGATGTGATCAAGAAGAGGTACACTAGAATCCAGAGAGGGCACTGACATAGCAGTAGGGAACAAAGGATAGGAAAACATGGGCTTTCATTTATCACCACGGCAAGAACCTAAACTTACCTCATTTCACTGTGAACTACTTGACTATAAGCCTCAAAATGAAAGAGAGCATGTGATCCAGGTATACACTTGGAGTTGATGATGAGAGAGAGTCCGACAAACAgaaatgggggtggagggggaagagagagacagagacagagacagaggaacagaaaagagGGGTCGAGGACTGAAGGCAGtgtctcatatagctcaggctggcttcaaactctcaatGTAGCAAGGATGACTTCTAACcctcctgctcccatctcccaagtgcaCTACTGTGCCCAGGTTATGTGgctctgggaatggaacccagggctctgtgcctgCTGGGCAAGCAGTCTATCAGTTAAGCCACGTTCCATGCATTTAGGGTTTTATCACTCAAAGATACACACTGTTGTCATAGATACAAGACCTATTCACTCTTCATAGCTGGTGGCACAGGGAACTCCGTGGCCTTGCTGCCCGTTGGTACTAGAAACCCAGAGAATTACATCCATGAGTTCTGGGTACTGTGGTCATGGAGACCAAAGACAATCTCTGCTACTGACATCTGGTTCCTCTCAGAATCTCAGGTGGACAAGCCCAGGCTCACAGCCTATGTGGACAGGACACTGGTCACCTATAGACTGGACACTGAGCTCCTGAGAACAGAAGTGTCCTGAGTGCCTAACTGTCTCTTTGCACAAGAACTCAGAGCACAGCCACCGGGGAAATGCAGGTAGATCCATAAATGGGGAGAAGGTCCTGGATGGTGTGGCTCTGCTGTATGCTTGTCACTCTGTACCTGTGGTGGTCAAGGGGCATTGCACATCTGGGAAAGTGAGGGGTTGATACTGATCGATGCAAACTTCTAGGAGTTTCAGGGGAGTTGATCCAGTGGTTCCCCTACAAGGAACCTCTGTCTCCAGGGCGAGCCCAGTGTGAGGCAGAATAAGCCTGCCTGAACAGAAGAGGTGCTATATCCCCCACCCAGGATGGTACCTACCTGAGTCAGCTCCTTGATAGACGGTCACAGTCAGATTCTTTGGAGCATCTAAGAGAGAATGACACAGTGAACTCATCACCACCCTCTGTCCCCAGCAGGTGCCTACGTGGGTATGGCAGGGGGCCATCATCCTGACAAGCCCCCTTATCAGGATTTTAGGACCTATTGGTCAGACCCTGACCCCACCCTGGGGACCACTTTGTATCAGAAAAACGGGCATCCCAGCCAGCCTCACATGACACGTTGAGATGGATGGTCATTCTTGTGGACACAGCAGTTCCCGGCAGGGTCACCTGACAGGTGAGGTTGGTGCCGTGGTCCTGAGGCTGGGGAATGACAGTTAGCACTGAGGAACCCGTGGTGTTGGTGCCCAAAAATGACACAGAGGTACCAGTCCAGGAGAAGACGGGGGGTGTTCTCCACTCACAGTCCCAAGGCACGGAGCAGGTCAGGTTGCTGGGACGGCCAGCTTCAAGCGTCTCCGGGAGAAGAATATGGGGCGTGTTAGTGAGGGctggtgaggagaggggagaaatggAGCATCAGGATGGGGTCAGGTGCAGCTTCAGAGGAAGCCCTGGCTCTGATCCAGCTCCTCCCCTGAGCCCTGATGTTCAAACCCAGCTGCTCTCAGGATAGAGTTCTATCCCAGCCTGGCCCTGAGGCACTCATGACTCTGTACACCACCCCAATCCATGGCATCTTTGCAGACCATGTCTGACCTGTTACATCCAGAGTCATCTTGTACCAAAGATAGTTAAACTTTGTTTTTCCATGCTCCAGGCGAAAGAAGTATGACCCTGCATCCTTCTTTCTGATCTCTCTGATGTTCAGGGAGCAGTCATTCCTCCGAAGGTCTCCAAGCAGGAAGAATCGACCCCGGGGTTTCCTTTTCGCTGGGTTATTTGTGGCCACGAGGgaatctttgtttctgttttctccttcccgGAACCAGTATCCATGAACTGGGTCTGAGTCAGTCCAGTCAGTCCAGTCAGTCCACCTCTTCTTGGGATAGGAGAAGTTACAGGGCACAAGGACACACAGGCCCTCCTGTACCACCACCTTCCTTTCCATATTCAGGGTGAAACCCTCAGGCGGCTTGAGTTTCTGACCCTCCACACCCTTTATcccccagagcagcagcagcagcaacagcagcatgtCCAGattaagctgtctctccaggctgTGCTTTGAGGAACTAAGAGATGCAAGGCCCAGAGGAAGCCCCAGCGGAAGCAGTGGTGAGGCCAGGAAAGTGGCTGCCTCAGGAGGAGGAGCTTCAGACCCAGGCACTGTCAGGACCCTTGGCCCTTGAGAATCAGCTACGTACCACCCAGACCTACTCCTGAGACGAAAGATGGCCTCTCCCACACTCACCAGTTCAGGGCCTGAccacctctcctccttctctgtagCAAAGACTGAATGGTTAGTTGCTATAGAGGGGTGTGTATAGACATAATGTTACTGTGCAGTGTGTAAAGATTGTCCTTATAttgttcaaatgctgatttctgggtCCCCATATCTGGTTGCAAAACATTGCTCCCCAATTATTCCCTGATTGGTCAATAGAGAAGCTGATCAGTCAATGACTGAACCGGGGAGAAAATAGGACTGGACTTCCTCCCAGCTaaggacagggagacagagagaggaagtggggattCACCACAAGGAGAGAATCCAGGAGACATGTGGAAAGACCTGGAGCCCAGAGAGGCAGATCAGCGCTAAAATGCAAGTATCACTGGGATTTTGACTAGGACATAGCCAGATTAATTTAGAGGATTATAATAGACTGATACTGTTCAATTGTTTTGCCCTTAAAGATTGTTAAATCAATATAATAGTCTGGTCTCCGTTATTTGGGAGTTGGATTAAGAGTAAAACTGCAACAAACACTTTACCTAttgccactgtcttagtcagggtttctattcctgcacaaacatcatgaccaagaagcaagttggggaggaacaggtttattcagcttatacttccatactgctgttcatcaccaaggaagtcagggctggaactcaagcaggtcaggaagcaggagctgatgcagaggccatggagggatgttctttactggcttgcttcccctggcttgctcagcttgctttcttatagaacccaagactactagcccagggatggcaccacccacaatgggccttccccacttgatcactaattgagaaaatgccccacagctggatctcatggaggcatttccccaactaaagctcctttctctgtgttaactccagcctgtgtcaagttgacacaaaaccagtcagtacaacaGCTAACAGGTGGAAATTAACATTCTTCCCATTAAAACCTATCAAGGGAACTGAATTGTAGCTAGCTTGGTAGAGTGTTTGTTTCACATACACAGAGCTCTAGGTTCCATCTCCTGCACCACAGAGTTTGTGTGTGGTAGTATGTGCCTGCCAACTTGGAGGAATaggaggcaagagggtcagaagtccaaggtcaattttggttggctacatagtgagtttcagctCAGCCTTGGCTTCAGCAGACCCAGGCTCAAAACATACAAACCAAGACAAACACAGTAAAAGCCAAAATACAGCAAGGTTACAGAGGGGAGTTTCACTCACAGTAGATCAGGGGATGTGGAGGCTGAAATTGTGTACTGAAACTTGGTAGAGAGAAGATTGTCAGATGGAAATCCAATGTAGCTGATCTAGCAAGGGAGGAGATATCTTAAAGAGATGCTGTGCCTTCCACTTGCTAtcatatttttttgagacaaagggCTCCAAAGAGTTAAAATTTCCACAGGAGTACCATGCTGGAGTAAGGGAGATGCTAAAGTCCAGATGATACCCACAGGTTGAACTCACAACTCAGGAAGAATCCACACAGTTTTGACAAAACTTACTGAACACCTTGTGAACCAAACAAGGATCTGTCAAAGATGGGCTGTATCAAACCTTTAGCAGGACTCTTAATCATACATACCTCTTGATCTGTAATTAAACCTAAACTTCTTATCAGGACCCTGAAGACAGACCTGAGGTCTATTAGGTCTGTTAGGGCTACTAGCGCTCAAGCATTGACCTAGAAAACTACAataacacagatttttaaaaagaggtagaAAACTCTCTTCCTTGTGCAAGGGTAGGTTTCTTGTTGGAGGCAGAATTCAGGGTCACTTACATTAGGCATATTCTCTAcgactgagccacatccccagcccctcactgggggattctaggcaggagctctaaTCCCGAACCACACTATCAGTGCCTCACTGGGAGACTCTAGGAAAGGGTTCTCCTATGGAGTCATGCGCCTACCCTCTCACTGGTATTCTCTACTGCTGAGTCATGGCCACAGCCTACCAATACATGTTTCTTCCCTGCTGTTGTCTCTTACTCTTGCCTGGCTCCAGAGGACCACTTGTCTGTTCAGAATCTTCCCCAGGGGGTTCGAGTGAACAGAAGACATAAAGTGAGAAACACCAGCCTTGTATTGTCTCCCCTCAGGAATGGTCAGCAATTTCTAGAAGACGGTGTTTAACTTGTGTTGGGAGCCAGGAGGGAGTGGAGACA
Proteins encoded in this region:
- the LOC110332355 gene encoding sialic acid-binding Ig-like lectin 12 encodes the protein MLLLLLLLLWGIKGVEGQKLKPPEGFTLNMERKVVVQEGLCVLVPCNFSYPKKRWTDWTDWTDSDPVHGYWFREGENRNKDSLVATNNPAKRKPRGRFFLLGDLRRNDCSLNIREIRKKDAGSYFFRLEHGKTKFNYLWYKMTLDVTALTNTPHILLPETLEAGRPSNLTCSVPWDCEWRTPPVFSWTGTSVSFLGTNTTGSSVLTVIPQPQDHGTNLTCQVTLPGTAVSTRMTIHLNVSYAPKNLTVTVYQGADSVSTILKNGSSLPISEGRSLRLICSTDSYPPADLSWSWNNLTLCPSKLSKPGLLELFPEHLKHGGVYTCQAQHALGSQHISLSLSPQSSATLSEMMMGTFVGSGITALLFLSVCILLLAVRSYIRKPARPTVVAPHPNALKISVSQNPLVESQADDSSEPLPSALEAAPSSTEEEIHYASLSFHEMKPRNLWGQQDTTTEYSEIKVPQMTAWP